The genomic DNA TGTGACTAGGGTCTAATTCCAATGAGTATTGGGTTTTAGGACGTTTACCTGTTGCTTTGATTAAATAGCTAGCACTTAAATGGTTGAAAGCAAGTTTTAATTTTTTGTTAATTAGAGAGTTTTTTTCACTAATATAGTCGATGGAAAAACCTTCTGTTAGTGCACTTGACGCGCGACTATAAGCGATATGGTCTTGACCAAAAATATATTGGATATGCAATAAAAATTCTGATGCATCTGTTTCAATTGAAATAGCGCCTTTGATGCGACCCCATTTATTGATACGGTCGGATAGCCATGTGTACCAGGCATATAATACGGGCGAGAGAACTACTGCTTGTTGGTTTATTTTTAATGACCGGTTATTTAGCGTGATTTCTAAGTGCGGTGTGGGCATATATTGTAATATTGAGGATACTGCTTGGACAAAGGTGCTCTTGCCATCTAGTAGGTCATGAGGTAAACCCTCGCGTAGTCTTACAAAGGGTATGTCGGCGAGTTGAACGTCAGCATCTTGAGTATTCAATTTTTTCCCGGTTCGGTCAGTAATATAGGTGGGGGAGGTATTGGGATAGAAAAATTCGTCGTCAGACTCAAACTCACGAGTAACTACGACGTGATAGAGCCGGTCTTGAGGTCGACCAAATAGCGATAAGGCATAGCCTAGATAATAAGATATAGTGCGTCTACCACCTGCTAATGAAACGTGCAGAGCAGTATTGGGGTCGGAGGTTAATTTTCGCACTGTTTCAGTTATCGCGTTGGCCACTATTTCGTTGTCACCAACAGTGAGAATGTCTTCAAGCACAGCATCGGTTGCATTTTTTAATAATTGAACATTACGCAACTCAAAACTAGTATCATTTAGATTATATTCTTCGCATAATTTAAAAAATTGGCCATTCTCTTTATCTAGCAACTGGGATTTAATCTGCTTCATACCCACTTGAGTGGTTATGACGTGAATCTCATCGAGTACGGTAGAATGTGGTGCTTGATTCAACGCATAAATTACTTCGGTAATCACTTGCGGGTAGAGCCCGCTGGAGCTCAGCAATATATTTTGAAAGCCGTCGGCATTAGAGATTTTTTT from Gammaproteobacteria bacterium includes the following:
- a CDS encoding TIGR02584 family CRISPR-associated protein, with protein sequence MTSKKISNADGFQNILLSSSGLYPQVITEVIYALNQAPHSTVLDEIHVITTQVGMKQIKSQLLDKENGQFFKLCEEYNLNDTSFELRNVQLLKNATDAVLEDILTVGDNEIVANAITETVRKLTSDPNTALHVSLAGGRRTISYYLGYALSLFGRPQDRLYHVVVTREFESDDEFFYPNTSPTYITDRTGKKLNTQDADVQLADIPFVRLREGLPHDLLDGKSTFVQAVSSILQYMPTPHLEITLNNRSLKINQQAVVLSPVLYAWYTWLSDRINKWGRIKGAISIETDASEFLLHIQYIFGQDHIAYSRASSALTEGFSIDYISEKNSLINKKLKLAFNHLSASYLIKATGKRPKTQYSLELDPSHIQFV